From Catharus ustulatus isolate bCatUst1 chromosome 6, bCatUst1.pri.v2, whole genome shotgun sequence, a single genomic window includes:
- the LOC116997344 gene encoding inositol 1,4,5-trisphosphate receptor-interacting protein-like 1: MDAIGFLFLLLQSLMQYLLPVGEIEDEETRLRMDLFAKQQEEERLLLEQEMEQLTLKQSIVEQSLQLLVIAGLLVLLLVLWLMGCKRSLRREQPEEDDVGNDLEDRIQENIGRTLVERIQWPVQDLQAGCEWTTNLMNNYMIYFGHVMTNSFYPGLQRAIGVGSAFEGWSPREQDVLYKVLIPMTPPQGHSFHLELDSAEQRHVRNFRVRVQLECTCTKEQQAESMLCFLHHPEEELRSNQDPSLLDTLCTDSYLDVQKTARWFYQLVRAIWPALPQSHNWHLKLLPSTRSCQFQVTSGRKIFRIEMFFGVRRGDSDVFVSSQPREAHTQSTAWPETYAVAELKFFQYIARQASPDSLHLRCLQFFSRLLLGIGFSTYTMKTIVMHLLNTIPVSQWSRRHFLRRLIDISESLRLSLEVKRLNHFIVGNQRLPEEISLPQDVQMAEPPNLFHRLAMDPAAHSQGMGEYLDLQRRLVAVLKPDD; the protein is encoded by the coding sequence ATGGATGCCATAGGATTCCTTTTCTTGCTCCTGCAAAGCCTCATGCAGTACCTGCTGCCCGTGGGTGAGATTGAGGATGAGGAAACACGTCTGCGCATGGATCTGTTTGCAAAACAACAGGAAGAGGAAAGGCTtttgctggagcaggagatggagcagcttACCCTGAAGCAGAGTATAGTGGAGCAGTCCTTGCAGCTCTTAGTCATTGCTGGGCTCCTGGTCCTTCTCTTGGTACTATGGTTGATGGGGTGCAAAAGGAGCCTGAGGAGAGAGCAGCCAGAAGAAGATGATGTTGGAAATGACTTAGAGGATCGTATTCAAGAGAACATAGGAAGGACACTAGTCGAGCGAATACAGTGGCCTGTACAGGACCTGCAGGCAGGCTGTGAGTGGACAACTAACCTGATGAACAATTATATGATTTATTTTGGACATGTCATGACAAACAGCTTCTACCCAGGCCTGCAACGAGCCATCGGGGTGGGTAGTGCCTTCGAAGGTTGGAGTCCACGTGAGCAGGATGTTTTGTACAAGGTGCTCATTCCCATGACTCCTCCCCAAGGCCACAgcttccacctggagctggactctgcagagcagaggcacgTGAGGAACTTCCGTGTCCGCGTGCAGCTGGAGTGCACCTgcaccaaggagcagcaggctgagagcatgctgtgcttcctgcatCACCccgaggaggagctgaggagcaaTCAGGATCCCAGCCTCCTAGACACCCTGTGCACCGACTCCTACCTGGATGTGCAGAAAACTGCCCGCTGGTTCTACCAGCTGGTGAGAGCCATCTGGCCAGCTTTGCCTCAGTCACACAACTGGCATTTAAAGCTGCTGCCCTCCACACGCTCCTGCCAATTCCAGGTGACCAGTGGCAGAAAAATTTTCAGGATTGAGATGTTCTTTGGGGTGCGCAGAGGTGACTCAGACGTCTTTGTGAGCAGCCAGCCTAGAGAGGCTCACacccaaagcacagcctggcctgagACCTATGCTGTGGCAGAACTGAAATTCTTCCAGTACATTGCTAGGCAGGCCTCCCCTGACAGTTTGCACCTGAGATGCCTGCAGTTCTTCTCCCGTCTTCTGCTGGGCATTGGCTTTTCCACCTACACCATGAAAACCATTGTCATGCACCTGCTGAACACCATTCCTGTGTCACAGTGGAGTAGGAGACATTTCCTGAGGCGATTGATTGATATCAGCGAGAGCCTGCGCTTATCCCTGGAAGTGAAACGCCTCAACCACTTTATTGTGGGCAACCAGAGGCTTCCTGAGGAGATCAGTTTGCCCCAAGATGTTCAAATGGCTGAGCCACCCAATCTCTTCCACCGCCTGGCGATGGATCCGGCTGCCCACTCCCAGGGCATGGGCGAGTACCTTGATCTGCAACGTCGGCTCGTAGCAGTCCTCAAACCTGACGATTGA
- the LOC116997345 gene encoding LOW QUALITY PROTEIN: inositol 1,4,5-trisphosphate receptor-interacting protein-like 1 (The sequence of the model RefSeq protein was modified relative to this genomic sequence to represent the inferred CDS: substituted 1 base at 1 genomic stop codon), with amino-acid sequence MNSIVLLFVLLKSLILYPQLVGDSWDEETRFRMEVRAKELEWERIQQELEVEKLTPKQVQILQLSAAAVLVFLISVLWLMGCKRSMRREGHEEDDNEEEVGNVAANGDDNIENELVNEAANAENNDFAWAVYEGGNDLDDNTGRILMERIQWPVQELQAGCEWSKNLMDNFALYFGHVLANSFYPGLQRAIGVGSAFEGWSPREXDVVYQVLIPMTPPQGHSFHLELDSAEERHVRNFRVRVQLECTCTKEQQAEGMLCFLHHPEEELKSNQDPSLLDTLCTDSYLDVQKTARWFYQLVRAIWPALPQSHNWHLKLLPSTRSCQFQVTSRRESFRIEMFFGVRRGDSDIFVSSQPREAHTQSTAWPETYAVAEAKFFQYIARQAPHDSLHLRCLQFFSRLLLGIGFSTYTMKTIVMHLLNTIPMSQWSRRHFLRRLIDISESLRLSLEVKHLNHFIVGNQRLPEKISLPQDVQMAEPPNLFHRLAMDPFAHSQGMEEYLDLQRRLVTVLKPDD; translated from the coding sequence ATGAATTCCATTGTGCTGCTTTTCGTGCTCTTGAAAAGCCTCATCCTGTACCCACAGCTCGTGGGTGATTCCTGGGATGAGGAAACACGTTTTCGCATGGAAGTGCGTGCAAAAGAGCTGGAATGGGAGAGgattcagcaggagctggaggtggagAAGCTCACCCCGAAGCAGGTGCAGATCCTGcagctgtcagctgctgctgtgctcgTGTTCCTTATCTCAGTGCTATGGCTGATGGGGTGCAAAAGGAGCATGAGGAGAGAAGGCCACGAAGAAGACGACAATGAAGAGGAAGTCGGCAATGTTGCTGCAAATGGAGACGATAATATTGAGAATGAACTTGTCAATGAAGctgcaaatgcagaaaacaatgaTTTTGCATGGGCAGTGTATGAAGGTGGCAATGATTTGGACGATAACACTGGAAGAATTCTAATGGAACGCATACAGTGGCCggtccaggagctgcaggcaggctgcGAGTGGTCAAAGAACCTCATGGATAATTTTGCACTTTACTTTGGACACGTGTTAGCAAACAGCTTCTACCCAGGCCTGCAACGAGCCATCGGGGTGGGCAGTGCCTTTGAAGGTTGGAGTCCACGTGAGTAGGATGTTGTCTACCAGGTGCTCATTCCCATGACTCCTCCCCAAGGCCACAgcttccacctggagctggactcTGCAGAGGAGAGGCACGTGAGGAATTTCCGTGTCCGCGTGCAGCTGGAGTGCACCTgcaccaaggagcagcaggctgagggcatgctgtgcttcctgcaccaccctgaggaggagctgaagaGCAATCAGGATCCCAGCCTCCTAGACACCCTGTGCACCGACTCCTACCTGGATGTGCAGAAAACTGCCCGCTGGTTCTACCAGCTGGTGAGAGCCATCTGGCCAGCTTTGCCTCAGTCTCACAACTGGCATTTAAAGCTGCTGCCCTCCACACGCTCCTGCCAATTCCAGGTGACATCTCGTAGAGAAAGCTTCAGGATTGAGATGTTCTTTGGGGTGCGCAGAGGTGACTCAGACATCTTTGTGAGCAGCCAGCCTAGAGAGGCTCACacccaaagcacagcctggcctgagACCTACGCTGTGGCAGAGGCTAAGTTCTTCCAGTACATTGCTAGGCAGGCCCCCCATGACAGTTTGCACCTGAGATGCCTGCAGTTCTTCTCCCGTCTTCTGCTGGGCATTGGCTTTTCCACCTACACCATGAAAACCATTGTCATGCACCTGCTGAACACCATTCCCATGTCGCAGTGGAGCAGGAGACATTTCCTGAGGCGATTGATTGATATCAGCGAGAGCCTGCGCTTATCCCTGGAAGTGAAACACCTCAACCACTTTATTGTGGGCAACCAGAGGCTTCCTGAGAAGATCAGTTTGCCCCAAGATGTTCAAATGGCTGAGCCACCCAATCTCTTCCACCGCCTGGCGATGGATCCGTTTGCCCACTCCCAGGGCATGGAGGAGTACCTCGATCTGCAACGTCGACTTGTAACAGTCCTCAAACCTGATGATTGA
- the LOC116997348 gene encoding inositol 1,4,5-trisphosphate receptor-interacting protein-like 1, translating into MNSIVLLFVLLKSLIHYPQLVGDSWDEATRFRMEVRAKQLEWERIQQELEAEQLTPKQVQLLQLLAVAVLLVLVLILWLMGCKRSLRREGHEEENNGANEEEARNGDANEDAGVGNAEEDDANQEEDGNDDGNGQEDGHVAANGEDNIENVNEAANAENNDLALAVYEAGTVFDDNIGRVLMERIQWPVQELQAGCEWTQNLMDNYALYFGHILSNSFYPGLQRAIGVGSAFEGWSPREQDVVYKVLIPMTPPRGHSFHLELDSAEERHEELRSNQDPSLLDTLCTDSYLDVQKTARWFYQLVTNGRESFRIEMLFGVRRGDSDIFVSSQPREAHTQSTAWPETYAVAEAKFFKHIAKQAPRDSLHLKCLQFFTRLLLGFTFSTYAMKTIVMHMLNVGPVSQWRRRHFLNRLLDISRCLRVSVLVKRVNHFIVGNQRLPHYIHLPPDIQAAPPYNLFHQLAEEPAAHTQATYECRILLKRFKRILLGEQ; encoded by the exons ATGAATTCCATTGTGCTGCTTTTCGTGCTCCTGAAAAGCCTCATCCACTACCCACAGCTCGTGGGTGATTCCTGGGATGAGGCAACACGTTTCCGCATGGAAGTGCGGGCaaagcagctggaatgggagagGATTCAGCAGGAACTGGAGGCGGAGCAGCTCACCCCAAAGCAGGTGCAGCTCTTGCAGCTCTTAGCTGTTGCTGTGCTCCTGGTTCTTGTCTTGATCCTGTGGTTGATGGGGTGCAAAAGGAGCCTGAGAAGAGAAGGCCATGAAGAAGAGAACAATGGTGCAAATGAAGAGGAAGCTAGAAATGGGGATGCAAATGAAGACGCAGGTGTTGGAAATGCCGAAGAAGATGATGCCAATCAGGAGGAAGACGGCAACGATGATGGCAATGGACAGGAAGACGGCCATGTTGCTGCAAATGGAGAAGATAATATTGAAAATGTCAATGAGGctgcaaatgcagaaaacaatgaTCTTGCACTTGCAGTCTATGAGGCAGGCACTGTTTTTGATGATAACATTGGTAGAGTTCTCATGGAACGCATACAGTGGCCggtccaggagctgcaggcaggctgcGAGTGGACACAGAACCTGATGGACAATTACGCACTTTACTTTGGACACATCTTATCAAACAGCTTCTACCCAGGCCTGCAACGAGCCATCGGGGTGGGCAGTGCCTTCGAAGGTTGGAGTCCACGTGAGCAGGATGTTGTGTACAAGGTGCTCATTCCCATGACTCCTCCCCGAGGCCACAgcttccacctggagctggactcTGCAGAGGAGAGGCAC gaggagctgaggagcaaTCAGGATCCCAGCCTCCTGGACACCCTGTGCACCGACTCCTACCTGGATGTGCAGAAAACTGCCCGCTGGTTCTACCAGCTG GTGACCAATGGCAGAGAAAGCTTCAGGATTGAGATGCTGTTTGGGGTGCGCAGAGGTGACTCAGACATCTTTGTGAGCAGCCAGCCTAGAGAGGCTCACacccaaagcacagcctggcctgagACCTATGCTGTGGCAGAGGCTAAGTTCTTCAAGCACATCGCCAAGCAGGCTCCCCGGGACAGTTTGCACCTCAAATGCCTGCAGTTCTTCACCCGTCTTCTCCTGGGCTTCACCTTTTCCACCTACGCCATGAAGACCATTGTCATGCACATGCTCAATGTGGGGCCCGTGTCACAGTGGCGCAGGAGACATTTCCTGAACCGACTGCTGGATATCAGCAGGTGCCTGCGCGTATCTGTGCTGGTAAAACGCGTCAACCATTTCATTGTGGGCAACCAGAGGCTGCCTCATTACATCCATTTGCCCCCAGACATTCAAGCTGCTCCGCCATACAATCTCTTCCATCAGCTGGCAGAGGAACCGGCCGCCCATACCCAGGCGACATATGAGTGCCGGATTCTGCTAAAGCGGTTCAAAAGAATCCTTCTTGGTGAGCAGTGA
- the LOC116997343 gene encoding LOW QUALITY PROTEIN: inositol 1,4,5-trisphosphate receptor-interacting protein-like 1 (The sequence of the model RefSeq protein was modified relative to this genomic sequence to represent the inferred CDS: inserted 1 base in 1 codon; substituted 1 base at 1 genomic stop codon) produces the protein MGAAIKAPAGNAGPVLLGQATMDAIGFLFLLLQSLMQYLLPVGEVEDEETRLRMDLFAKQQEEERLLLEQEMEQLTLKQSIVEQSLQLLVIAGLLVLLLVLWLMGYKRSLRREQPEEDDVGNDLEDRIQENIGRTLVERIQWPVQDLQAGCEWTTDLINNYMIYFGHVMTNSFYPGLQRAIGVGSAFEGWSPREQDVVYKVLIPMTPPRGHSFHLELDSAEQRHVRNFRVRVQLECTCTKEQQAEGMLCFLHHPEEELRSNQDPSLLDTLCTDSYLDVQKTAHWFYQLVRAIWPALPQSHNWHLKLLPSTRSCQFQVTSGRKIFRIEMFFGVHRGDSDIFVSSQPREAHTQSTAWPETYAVAELKFFQYIARQASPDSLHLRCLQFFSRLLLGIGFSTYTMKTIVMHLLNTIPVSQWSRRHFLRRLIDISESLHLSLEVKRLNHFIVGNQRLPEEISLPQDVQTAEPPNLFHRLXDXPAAHSQGMGEYLDLQRRLVAVLKPDD, from the exons ATGGGGGCAGCTATCAAAGCCCCAGCAGGTAACGCTGGCCCAGTGTTGCTTGGGCAAGCG ACCATGGATGCCATAGGATTCCTTTTCTTGCTCCTGCAAAGCCTCATGCAGTACCTGCTGCCCGTGGGTGAGGTTGAGGATGAGGAAACACGTCTGCGCATGGATCTGTTTGCAAAACAACAGGAAGAGGAAAGGCTtttgctggagcaggagatggagcagcttACCCTGAAGCAGAGTATAGTGGAGCAGTCCTTGCAGCTCTTAGTCATTGCTGGGCTCCTGGTCCTTCTCTTGGTCCTGTGGTTGATGGGGTATAAAAGGAGCCTGAGGAGAGAGCAGCCAGAAGAAGATGATGTTGGAAATGACTTAGAGGATCGTATTCAAGAGAACATAGGAAGGACACTAGTCGAGCGAATACAGTGGCCCGTACAGGACCTGCAGGCAGGCTGTGAGTGGACAACTGACCTGATCAACAATTATATGATTTATTTTGGACATGTCATGACAAACAGCTTCTACCCAGGCCTGCAACGGGCCATCGGGGTGGGCAGTGCCTTCGAAGGTTGGAGTCCACGTGAGCAGGATGTTGTGTACAAGGTGCTCATTCCCATGACTCCTCCCCGAGGCCACAgcttccacctggagctggactctgcagagcagaggcacgTGAGGAACTTCCGTGTCCGCGTGCAGCTGGAGTGCACCTgcaccaaggagcagcaggctgagggcatgctgtgcttcctgcaccaccccgaggaggagctgaggagcaaTCAGGATCCCAGCCTCCTCGATACCCTGTGCACCGACTCCTACCTGGATGTGCAGAAAACTGCCCACTGGTTCTACCAGCTGGTGAGAGCCATCTGGCCAGCTTTGCCTCAGTCACACAACTGGCATTTAAAGCTGCTGCCCTCCACACGCTCCTGCCAATTCCAGGTGACCAGTGGCAGAAAAATTTTCAGGATTGAGATGTTCTTTGGGGTGCACAGAGGTGACTCAGACATATTTGTGAGCAGCCAGCCTAGAGAGGCTCACacccaaagcacagcctggcctgagACCTACGCTGTGGCAGAACTGAAATTCTTCCAGTATATTGCTAGGCAGGCCTCCCCTGACAGTTTGCACCTGAGATGCCTGCAGTTCTTCTCCCGTCTTCTGCTGGGCATTGGCTTTTCCACCTACACCATGAAAACCATTGTCATGCACCTGCTGAACACCATTCCTGTGTCACAGTGGAGCAGGAGACATTTCCTGAGGCGATTGATTGATATCAGCGAGAGCCTGCACTTATCCCTGGAAGTGAAACGCCTCAACCACTTTATTGTGGGCAACCAGAGGCTTCCTGAGGAGATCAGTTTGCCCCAAGATGTTCAAACGGCTGAGCCACCCAATCTCTTCCACCGCC GCGATTGACCAGCTGCCCACTCCCAGGGCATGGGCGAGTACCTTGATCTGCAACGTCGACTCGTAGCAGTCCTCAAACCTGATGATTGA